The following nucleotide sequence is from Drosophila kikkawai strain 14028-0561.14 chromosome 2L, DkikHiC1v2, whole genome shotgun sequence.
ctgaatatatgtacatatgtacatatgtataaaacAAATGTTCGTTATCTGTTGTACTTAATAGCTGTTGGCCTATAAATACAGAGCATGAATAGCATTCCCAGTCAGTGTTTAAAAGGAAAAGTCAGAATGTTGTACTCggcaataatattattctctCTGGCTTTGCTAAAACTCCAGGCGGCGGCCCGTCCTCCAGCAAAGTTCCAGTTAATCGGATCCAGGTTATTCTACATCGAAAAGAACACAACCGTGGATTGGTTCGAAGCTACAAGGACATGCCGTCGTATGAACGGCGTACTGGCGACCATCCGGAACCAGCAGGAGCTGGATCTAATCGTACCAAAACTGGAATGGGACTCTAAATACTGGCTGTTCGTTAACGATTTGACCCAAGAGGGCACATTTGATTCCATATCCTTCAACCCACCCTTCTTAAATTGGAGACAAGGGCAGCCCGACAATTACAACTCTAATGAAGACTGCGTTATGATAATTAACAATTACATGTACGACAGTGTATGTGATTCCAAGGCACTTTTCATTTGCGAGAGATGGGATGTtactaaaagaaaagaagaagaaagcTCATCTGATGAATtgcttatttttaatagaacGTACGTAAAAGGGGACTTTTAGGAGTTTTAATGCTCATAGGAAGTTCACTAAACGACTTCCATTGGTAGCTTTGAACAGTGCTTGTCAAACGGCAGCAGTCTGTTAAGTCTATGTTAACTGCACACAATAGAGCTCAAACTGTACAAACTATATTAAGATTCGAAGAAGattgtttataataaaaaaaaaaaagaaatttataatttctattattttactattttataaaatgtcttaaaataaaccaaattccaacataattcaaataattatcGTTATTTTCCCCTCAATTAAAAACTCAATAGTAGattgtttatatattccatatattttgcatatatttGTTGGTGTTTCTATACTTTAcacaataaaaatgataatgcatctcaacaaaaacaattattcGCGGTACTTAGACAAAGTTCATGCTTG
It contains:
- the LOC108082548 gene encoding C-type lectin 37Db-like → MLYSAIILFSLALLKLQAAARPPAKFQLIGSRLFYIEKNTTVDWFEATRTCRRMNGVLATIRNQQELDLIVPKLEWDSKYWLFVNDLTQEGTFDSISFNPPFLNWRQGQPDNYNSNEDCVMIINNYMYDSVCDSKALFICERWDVTKRKEEESSSDELLIFNRTYVKGDF